In Paracoccus sp. TOH, a single window of DNA contains:
- a CDS encoding alpha/beta hydrolase: MTQFLDGPQGRRIAYNRIEGRGPGVVFLGGFRSDMQGTKALWLEDWARTQGRAFLRFDYSGHGESPGVFEEGCVGDWLADAMAAIRGLTEGRQVLVGSSMGGWIGLLLARTMPERLAGLVTVAAAPDFTERGYWAGFSDAERAALLERGRVEQPSDYGDPYVITRRLIEDGRGHLVLDQPLPLPFPTRFLQGTADADVPMSWALDLLGHAAGEDMRLALVKGADHRFSTPDCLALIGAAVEDVLARAT; this comes from the coding sequence ATGACGCAGTTTCTGGACGGGCCGCAGGGGCGGCGCATCGCCTATAACCGGATCGAGGGCCGGGGGCCCGGCGTGGTGTTCCTGGGCGGGTTCCGCTCGGACATGCAGGGCACCAAGGCGCTGTGGCTGGAGGATTGGGCGCGGACGCAGGGCCGGGCCTTCCTGCGCTTCGACTATTCGGGGCATGGCGAATCCCCGGGCGTCTTCGAGGAGGGCTGCGTCGGCGACTGGCTGGCCGATGCCATGGCCGCGATCCGCGGGCTGACCGAGGGGCGGCAGGTGCTGGTCGGTTCCTCGATGGGCGGCTGGATCGGCCTGCTGCTGGCACGGACCATGCCCGAGCGGCTGGCCGGGCTGGTCACCGTGGCGGCGGCGCCGGATTTCACCGAGCGCGGTTATTGGGCCGGGTTCTCGGATGCCGAGCGCGCGGCGCTGCTGGAGCGCGGCCGGGTCGAGCAGCCGAGCGATTATGGCGATCCCTATGTCATCACCCGCCGGCTGATCGAGGACGGGCGCGGGCATCTGGTGCTGGACCAGCCGCTGCCGCTGCCCTTCCCGACACGCTTCCTGCAGGGCACGGCGGATGCCGATGTGCCGATGTCCTGGGCGCTGGACCTGCTGGGCCATGCCGCGGGCGAAGACATGCGGCTGGCGCTGGTCAAGGGGGCCGATCACCGCTTTTCGACCCCCGATTGCCTGGCGCTGATCGGCGCGGCGGTCGAGGACGTGCTGGCACGGGCGACCTGA
- the phaZ gene encoding polyhydroxyalkanoate depolymerase translates to MRGIISYDAMETIRNTNEWMGASARALASYPAFAMIPNPLFKLMSAWGRVTERSFSRMVIKPDWEIPPIVSEDGQDHIVYVEPVIERPFGDLVHFRVARREPMARKILLVAPMSGHYATLLRTTVTSLLPDCEVYVTDWHNARDIPVSCGKFDIEDYTQYLVDFIRHLGPDVNVIAVCQPAPLALAATALLAEEDPKAQPRSLILIGGPIDPDAARTEVTDFGNRITMGELDYLMIQQVGFKYRGAGRMVYPGLAQLSSFIAMNAETHAKAFLDKVFAEARGQASEGDKHNTFYDEYLAVMDMTAEFYLSTVERIFKEREIARNRFAVNGKPVDLGKISNVAVMTVEGANDDISAPGQCVAALDLCTGVPASRKTQHLEPGAGHYGIFAGKSWRLNIRPLVLDFIDEQVPSAPHRKRRRGGAAPVDCGAINLSEQDSKIAV, encoded by the coding sequence CTGAGGGGCATCATCTCCTATGATGCGATGGAGACGATCCGGAACACCAACGAATGGATGGGGGCGAGCGCGCGCGCCCTCGCCTCCTATCCCGCCTTTGCGATGATCCCCAATCCGCTGTTCAAGCTGATGTCGGCCTGGGGCCGCGTGACCGAACGCAGTTTCTCGCGCATGGTGATCAAGCCGGACTGGGAAATCCCGCCGATCGTCTCCGAGGACGGTCAAGACCATATCGTCTATGTCGAGCCGGTGATCGAGCGGCCCTTCGGCGACCTGGTGCATTTCCGCGTCGCCCGGCGCGAGCCGATGGCCCGCAAGATCCTGCTGGTCGCCCCGATGTCCGGCCATTACGCCACCCTCCTTCGCACCACGGTGACATCACTGCTGCCCGATTGCGAAGTCTATGTGACGGATTGGCACAATGCCCGTGACATCCCGGTCAGCTGCGGCAAGTTCGACATCGAGGACTACACCCAGTACCTGGTCGACTTCATCCGCCATCTCGGCCCGGACGTGAACGTGATCGCCGTCTGCCAGCCGGCGCCGCTGGCGCTGGCCGCGACCGCCCTGCTCGCCGAGGAAGATCCCAAGGCCCAGCCTCGCTCGCTGATCCTGATCGGCGGCCCGATCGACCCCGACGCCGCCCGCACCGAGGTCACCGATTTCGGCAACCGCATCACCATGGGCGAGCTCGACTACCTGATGATCCAGCAGGTCGGCTTCAAGTATCGCGGCGCCGGGCGCATGGTCTATCCCGGCCTCGCCCAGCTTTCCTCTTTCATCGCCATGAATGCCGAGACCCATGCCAAGGCCTTCCTCGACAAGGTCTTCGCCGAGGCGCGCGGCCAGGCTTCCGAGGGCGACAAGCACAACACCTTCTACGACGAATACCTGGCGGTGATGGACATGACCGCCGAATTCTACCTCTCGACGGTCGAGCGCATCTTCAAGGAACGCGAGATCGCCCGGAACCGCTTCGCCGTGAACGGCAAGCCGGTGGACCTGGGCAAGATCAGCAATGTCGCGGTCATGACGGTCGAGGGCGCCAATGACGACATCTCGGCCCCCGGCCAGTGCGTCGCGGCGCTGGACCTGTGCACCGGCGTGCCGGCAAGCCGCAAGACCCAGCACCTGGAACCCGGCGCCGGCCATTACGGCATCTTCGCCGGCAAGAGCTGGCGGCTGAACATCCGCCCGCTGGTGCTCGACTTCATCGACGAACAGGTTCCCTCGGCTCCGCATCGCAAGCGCCGCCGCGGCGGCGCGGCGCCGGTCGATTGCGGCGCGATCAACCTCTCGGAACAGGATTCCAAGATCGCGGTCTGA